One region of Halomicrobium sp. LC1Hm genomic DNA includes:
- a CDS encoding site-specific integrase has protein sequence MQIESTSGENEFKVWLTPDELDQLENHAEERSAKHYAVVLLGARVGLRAQEIAEMQYDHLREEDGHYRLRVPEKSGKDTTGSGGKARDAWVPSDAERELLRIRFELDADDSEPLLGVKKRRVRQMVEELGEELADETGNPDWKRLSSHDLRRYYAQTLLVRRDTNPHVVMTIGGWSSLDALTPYLTRPTDEQIQEEMVAAGWD, from the coding sequence ATGCAGATCGAGAGTACCAGCGGTGAGAACGAATTCAAAGTCTGGCTCACCCCCGACGAACTCGACCAGCTCGAGAACCACGCCGAAGAACGGAGTGCAAAGCACTACGCGGTCGTCCTCCTCGGCGCGAGAGTCGGCCTCCGAGCGCAAGAGATCGCCGAGATGCAGTACGACCACCTCCGCGAGGAAGACGGCCACTACCGTCTCAGAGTCCCCGAGAAGTCGGGGAAAGACACGACCGGCTCCGGTGGCAAGGCACGAGACGCGTGGGTTCCCTCCGACGCCGAACGCGAACTCCTCCGCATCCGGTTCGAACTCGACGCCGACGACTCGGAACCCCTCCTCGGCGTGAAGAAGCGACGCGTCCGACAGATGGTCGAAGAACTCGGCGAGGAACTCGCCGATGAGACCGGGAACCCGGACTGGAAGCGACTGTCGTCCCACGACCTTCGCCGGTACTACGCCCAAACGCTCCTCGTGCGACGCGATACGAACCCACACGTCGTGATGACGATTGGCGGCTGGTCGTCACTCGACGCGCTGACGCCCTATCTGACCCGACCGACCGACGAGCAGATCCAAGAGGAGATGGTCGCCGCCGGCTGGGACTGA
- a CDS encoding twin-arginine translocase TatA/TatE family subunit: protein MIGSIAQIGIPGGVEMLVVLLIAVLLFGANKIPKLARAAGQSIGEFQKGREELEDELKGDGSDEDVETPD from the coding sequence GTGATCGGATCGATTGCACAGATCGGTATCCCCGGAGGCGTCGAGATGCTGGTAGTCCTGCTGATTGCCGTGCTGCTGTTCGGCGCGAACAAGATCCCGAAGCTGGCCCGCGCGGCGGGACAGTCGATTGGCGAGTTCCAGAAGGGACGCGAGGAACTCGAGGACGAACTGAAGGGAGACGGTAGTGACGAGGACGTTGAGACGCCGGACTAA